The Chelonoidis abingdonii isolate Lonesome George chromosome 9, CheloAbing_2.0, whole genome shotgun sequence genome has a segment encoding these proteins:
- the B9D1 gene encoding B9 domain-containing protein 1 isoform X1: MAAAAATPTVFLLMVNGQIESAQFPEFDELYCKYCFAYGHDWAPTTGLEEGISQITSKNRDAQQALVWNFPIDITFKSTNPSGWPQIVVSVYGPDLFGNDVVRGYGAVHVPFTPGSHRRTIPMFVPESTSKLQKITSWLMGRHPEFTDPKVVAQGEGREVITVRSQGFVTISFNVVTKDMKKLGYDVSPSDMHSVSLTDGIHNH; encoded by the exons ATGGCAGCCGCTGCCGCAACCCCCACCGTCTTTCTGCTCATGGTGAACGGGCAGATCGAAAGCGCCCAG tTCCCAGAGTTTGACGAGCTCTACTGCAAGTACTGCTTCGCCTACGGCCACGACTGGGCCCCCACCACG GGTTTGGAAGAGGGAATATCTCAGATCACCTCTAAAAACAGAGATGCACAGCAAGCCCTTGTGTGGAATTTTCCAATTGACATCACCTTTAAAAGTACCAACCCCTCTGGCT ggcCACAAATAGTGGTAAGTGTCTATGGACCTGATCTTTTTGGAAATGATGTCGTCCGAGGTTATGGAGCTGTTCATGTTCCGTTCACACCTGGAAG TCATAGAAGAACCATTCCTATGTTTGTTCCAGAATCCACGTCTAAGCTGCAAAAAATTACAAG TTGGCTTATGGGAAGACATCCAGAGTTCACTGACCCAAAAGTGGTAGCGCAGGGAGAAGGCCGAGAAG TGATCACGGTGCGATCCCAAGGCTTTGTGACTATTTCCTTCAATGTGGTGACGAAAGACATGAAGAAACTGGGCTATGACGTAAGCCCGTCAGACATGCATTCTGTGTCTCTTACAGATGGGATTCATAACCATTAA
- the B9D1 gene encoding B9 domain-containing protein 1 isoform X2, with protein MAAAAATPTVFLLMVNGQIESAQGLEEGISQITSKNRDAQQALVWNFPIDITFKSTNPSGWPQIVVSVYGPDLFGNDVVRGYGAVHVPFTPGSHRRTIPMFVPESTSKLQKITSWLMGRHPEFTDPKVVAQGEGREVITVRSQGFVTISFNVVTKDMKKLGYDVSPSDMHSVSLTDGIHNH; from the exons ATGGCAGCCGCTGCCGCAACCCCCACCGTCTTTCTGCTCATGGTGAACGGGCAGATCGAAAGCGCCCAG GGTTTGGAAGAGGGAATATCTCAGATCACCTCTAAAAACAGAGATGCACAGCAAGCCCTTGTGTGGAATTTTCCAATTGACATCACCTTTAAAAGTACCAACCCCTCTGGCT ggcCACAAATAGTGGTAAGTGTCTATGGACCTGATCTTTTTGGAAATGATGTCGTCCGAGGTTATGGAGCTGTTCATGTTCCGTTCACACCTGGAAG TCATAGAAGAACCATTCCTATGTTTGTTCCAGAATCCACGTCTAAGCTGCAAAAAATTACAAG TTGGCTTATGGGAAGACATCCAGAGTTCACTGACCCAAAAGTGGTAGCGCAGGGAGAAGGCCGAGAAG TGATCACGGTGCGATCCCAAGGCTTTGTGACTATTTCCTTCAATGTGGTGACGAAAGACATGAAGAAACTGGGCTATGACGTAAGCCCGTCAGACATGCATTCTGTGTCTCTTACAGATGGGATTCATAACCATTAA
- the LOC116814809 gene encoding melanin-concentrating hormone receptor 1-like, producing the protein MIRCSFFSAGTKETEDHSSIVLPVIFGIICLVGTVGNSIVIYTITKRPKRNHNTADVFIVSLSITDLLFLLGMPLLIHQLLGNGVWLFGAAMCTIITALDANSQFASTYILTAMAIDRYLATVHPIRSAYMRTPCTAALVILLLYLLSLLSIVPVFMYTQPIALPGSKAGCGIILPNLSVDIYWYTLYQFFLAFVIPLSVICIVYLKIQKHISCRVLPLPQRNFRARTKKIMQMAITICSAFFICWAPYYILQLVHLKITQPSIMFLYAYNVAISLGYASSCINPFIYIVLSDTFQKNLVKAICPGQQARRGDRQTTGKVSPSVKISPGANQETYISMTYAHNIDNCIALSVMVP; encoded by the coding sequence ATGATACGTTGTTCTTTTTTCTCTGCAGGCACCAAGGAAACAGAAGACCACAGTAGCATCGTCCTCCCTGTCATTTTTGGCATCATTTGCCTGGTGGGCACTGTAGGCAACAGCATTGTGATCTACACCATCACCAAAAGACCCAAGAGAAACCATAACACTGCAGACGTCTTCATCGTGAGCCTCTCCATCACAGACctcctgttcctgctgggcatGCCCTTGCTTATCCATCAGCTCCTAGGGAATGGGGTCTGGCTTTTCGGGGCTGCCATGTGCACCATCATCACTGCTTTAGATGCTAACAGCCAGTTCGCCAGCACGTACATCCTCACGGCAATGGCCATTGACCGCTACCTGGCCACAGTACACCCCATCCGCTCTGCCTACATGCGCACCCCCTGCACAGCCGCCCTGGTGATCTTGCTGCTCTACCTGCTGTCTCTCCTAAGCATTGTGCCAGTGTTCATGTACACCCAGCCCATTGCTCTGCCTGGCAGCAAAGCTGGGTGTGGCATCATCCTACCCAACCTCTCGGTTGATATTTATTGGTACACGCTGTACCAGTTCTTCCTGGCATTTGTCATCCCGCTCTCGGTCATCTGCATTGTGTACCTGAAGATACAGAAGCACATTTCATGCAGGGTGCTGCCACTGCCCCAGAGAAACTTTCGAGCCAGGACTAAGAAGATCATGCAGATGGCAATAACCATCTGCTCTGCCTTTTTTATCTGCTGGGCGCCCTATTATATCCTGCAGTTGGTCCATCTCAAGATCACCCAGCCCTCCATTATGTTCCTCTATGCCTACAACGTAGCTATCAGCTTGGGTTACGCAAGCAGCTGCATCAACCCATTCATATACATTGTGTTGAGTGACACTTTCCAAAAGAACCTGGTGAAGGCAATCTGCCCAGGACAGCAGGCCAGAAGAGGTGACAGACAGACCACTGGGAAAGTCAGTCCCTCTGTGAAAATAAGTCCTGGGGCAAATCAGGAGACCTATATTAGCATGACATATGCTCATAATATAGACAACTGTATCGCACTCTCTGTCATGGTTCCTTAG